Part of the Aquabacterium sp. NJ1 genome, ACCCGGCAGATCCGCCGCCGACGATCACGTAGTCGAAAATACCCTCGGTGGCCTTCACCTGCGGTTCACCGTGTACATGCCCCATTTGAGATACCCAAAAGATGTCAGATACTAACAGTATGCGAAAGAAGACTGACGCTGTCAAACGGCTTCGGGATGTCCATGCGGCGGCTACACGTGCGGCGCTCATCAGCGCGGCAACGGAACGCTTCGTTCTGCATGGTTACGCGGGCACTTCTCTGGACGACATCGCCGCCGACGTGGGAACGACCAAGGGTGCGATCTACCACCATTTCAAGGACAAACGAGCCTTGTTCTGCGCGGTGTACGAGCAGCTTTCCCGGCAATTGATTGATGTCGTCGCCACGACTGCCACCATGCCTTCGGCCTCCGTAGAGAGTGCATTGCAGGCTTTTGTGATCAGCGCCAGCGAAGCGCGTTACGTACGCGTGCTTTTTCTGGACGGCCCTGCAGCCCTTGGTAACGTGGCTTGCAGGGAAATCGACATGCGGCATTCGCTGGGCTTGATTACCCAGTTGATCCAACTTCATGCGCCAGCTGACTTGGTGGAGACCGCTGGACTGGAGGT contains:
- a CDS encoding TetR/AcrR family transcriptional regulator; amino-acid sequence: MRKKTDAVKRLRDVHAAATRAALISAATERFVLHGYAGTSLDDIAADVGTTKGAIYHHFKDKRALFCAVYEQLSRQLIDVVATTATMPSASVESALQAFVISASEARYVRVLFLDGPAALGNVACREIDMRHSLGLITQLIQLHAPADLVETAGLEVLARLLLSSLVEAAQIVASSPDVAAASSRVLMVLNRVVQGLLQSK